In Candidatus Neomarinimicrobiota bacterium, the genomic window GAACTCCGGTGGGACTCTTTACGATGTCTACTTGACAGGCATAAGCCAATTTTCTTTGCCAGACCAATGCCCAGGGATCCAGCCGGCGGTGCTGGAGGCGGCGATAAGGATATGCACCAACGGGGTGATCGGGGGCCATACATATGCATTTGGGCGCAGGCAGTTCCGGATCACAACCAATGGCAAAATTGAAATTCTGGTGTAAGTGAGTCCATAAGTCGCTCTCCTGATAAGAACACAGCTGGCGAACACGATCAGAATCCGGGCACTCATGTTCTTGGAACAGGTTTTGTCTGCGGATTCGCGACAACCATTCCATTTGCTGACACTCCACGCACCTCATGGACCTGTCGGGCCCTCCGTGTACAAACATGTCGCCTCGGGAAATCAACTCTCCGTTCAGGTCCAATCCATCGGTGCTGTTCGAGTACCAGAAAGCTCGCGACTGCTTTACTAACTCACTGTCCGGCAACCTCCGAGGACTCACCCGCTTATTTGCCACAAATGGCATTCGCGATTCAAGAGATGCCCACATGCCCAGACGAATTCGATATCCAATCCGACGGTCAAACCTGGAACTAATCCTTCCAATGAAAGGGACGAACTTACCAAGGAGCGGAATAATCCGGATAAATCGTCGTAGAATTTGACTCAACTTCTTCTCAAGGAGATGCTCGAAAGTCCCCACCCCAAATCAAACTTGCCCCCACAAATATGGGCCAGTCCTCAAAATCAAAGTGCTCATAACGCCTGACTAGATCTTTCTGATAAAGGGTGAAAGATTCATGGATCTCATCTTTTGTATCGTCGAGCAAAGCGTAGTGTGGAGAATGTGAAAGCGTCTTTACGATCTGCAAATCCTTGAGGAGGGACGTTTCTTGGTGGTCCCCATCCACAAAGCAAAAATCGAAGGCTTTCGCTCCGATTTTACTGAGCTCCGATTGGATGATCTCGCAGTTCGCGTTTACAGAATCGTTCGTATGCCTTGCAGAATCAGGCAGCATTTGTTCCGAGGAAACATCGTGATGGTCGCTAATGTTTTCCACATGAGGATATACTAACACCTGATGAATCCTGTCACTTGCTAAACTCTTATGGTTTCTTATGTCGGCCGTAATCAGGATACCATTGGGTCTATACTTCCGAAAATAATGGTCAAACACATCACTCGATTCCCCATAATAGGTTCCGATTTCAAGGCAGACGGTGGGTCTGAGCTTAATGAGCGTATTCAGCAACCCGGTCTTATAGTAGCACCCCGTTCCAGCAAACGGACCTCCACGGATTGTTCGATCAGGACCCGGCAAGAGTTCGACCAAGGGCACGTAAGACTGTCGAGTGACCCAACGATATCGCCGCTTAGTAATCTGAGTAACCGCCTTTCGGAGGTAAGCTTTCACGGTGCGGTCATATACTCTCAGCCTCCAATCGCCAAGAACCATCAACCAAACACATTCCAGAAGATGGCGGGTGCATCTCCCCCGTCCCGTAAAAATCTCCTTCAATTACCGTTAGTCGTAGTGCATTATCGAGATAGTCGAGATACCGCGAATCTCCAGCCCGTCGTATACTAAAGTGAATACGATAAGTGGAGGGAACCAAAGGGAGCCTGTATAACCGACACACAAGGGCGCCTTTTAGTGGGAGACTCCCAAAAGTGTCACCCGTGAGGCGATTATGAAAGTTAAAAACCGGCACACCTAAATCTGTAAATAGAGCTATGCTAGCGATGACATTTTTTGGGGGGAAATCGGATGTTGCCTCATAACGCAACAATATGTCAATATCCTGACTACTACACACAGCGTCGAGAGAATTCCCCTCAGTGTCTCTAACCTCGATGTTCACCACGCGAACCTCTCCAGTTCCTTTTCGAT contains:
- a CDS encoding class I SAM-dependent methyltransferase translates to MKAYLRKAVTQITKRRYRWVTRQSYVPLVELLPGPDRTIRGGPFAGTGCYYKTGLLNTLIKLRPTVCLEIGTYYGESSDVFDHYFRKYRPNGILITADIRNHKSLASDRIHQVLVYPHVENISDHHDVSSEQMLPDSARHTNDSVNANCEIIQSELSKIGAKAFDFCFVDGDHQETSLLKDLQIVKTLSHSPHYALLDDTKDEIHESFTLYQKDLVRRYEHFDFEDWPIFVGASLIWGGDFRASP
- a CDS encoding Wzt carbohydrate-binding domain-containing protein, whose product is GRENIYLNGAILGMKKAEIDRKFDEIVSFAEVERFVDTPIKHYSSGMYVRLAFAVAAHLDPDILLVDEVLAVGDASFQKKCLGKMGDVAKEGRTVLFVSHNMGAVEKLCNRALVLNEGHFTFAGERSEAITFYLRTLENLSGSGSLQFRSDRKGTGEVRVVNIEVRDTEGNSLDAVCSSQDIDILLRYEATSDFPPKNVIASIALFTDLGVPVFNFHNRLTGDTFGSLPLKGALVCRLYRLPLVPSTYRIHFSIRRAGDSRYLDYLDNALRLTVIEGDFYGTGEMHPPSSGMCLVDGSWRLEAESI